The following coding sequences lie in one Chelonia mydas isolate rCheMyd1 chromosome 6, rCheMyd1.pri.v2, whole genome shotgun sequence genomic window:
- the ZNF768 gene encoding zinc finger protein 768 isoform X3, with the protein MEPGEEPRVPDLPGAQERETPRGAPPAGVRKEEENPQWEPHRPSQSPEQGEANRVGWQGEELQGVENGFGLLSSMSVPQRLTICGQCGKSFSQYSDLIKHQRIHTGERPYSCSQCGKSFSQSSHLTKHQRIHTGERPYKCPDCGKGFNDSSYLLQHRRTHTGERPYECPDCGKSFGDKSGLTRHQKVHHGERPYKCPDCGKSFSDSSYLIQHQRIHTGERPYKCTECGKSFSRNSHLVQHQRVHTGERPYKCADCGMSFSHSSTLIGHQRTHRGDKPYKCPQCRKSFRHKSTLVKHQRTHTGERPYSCPKCGKSFSWGSAFIKHQRTHTGERPYQCTQCGKGFGDSSALIQHQRTHTELPVNQKIRYSPSSSWNVPHHSQHHPGQILWAWTGSVLCSSF; encoded by the exons ATGGAGCCAGGGGAAGAGCCGAGGGTCCCGGATCTCCCGGGCGCCCAGGAACGGGAGACACCCAGAGGCGCCCCCCCAG caggtgtcaggaaggaggaggagaatccCCAGTGGGAGCCACACAGGCCTTCGCAGAGCCCCGAGCAGGGAGAGGCCAACAgggtgggatggcagggggaagaACTCCAAGGGGTGGAAAATGGATTTGGGCTTCTCAGTAGCATGTCTGTACCCCAGAGACTGACCATCTGTGGGCAATGTGGGAAGAGCTTTAGCCAGTATTCGGACCTTATTAAGCACCAGCGGATCCACACGGGGGAGAGACCTTACAGCTGCTcccagtgcgggaagagcttcagccagagctcccacCTCACCAAGCATCAGCGGATCCACACGGGTGAGAGGCCCTACAAATGCCCTGACTGCGGGAAGGGCTTCAACGACAGCTCCTACCTCCTGCAGCACCGCCGCACTCACACGGGCGAGCGGCCTTACGAATGCccggactgtgggaaaagcttcggAGACAAGTCAGGCCTTACCCGGCACCAGAAGGTGCATCACGGCGAGAGACCCTACAAATGCCCTgactgcgggaagagcttcagcgACAGCTCCTACCTCATCcagcaccagcgcatccacacggGCGAGCGGCCCTACAAATGCaccgagtgcgggaagagcttcagccgGAACTCGCACCTGGTCCAGCACCAGCGGGTCCACACAGGGGAACGCCCCTACAAATGCGCTGATTGCGGGATGAGCTTCAGCCACAGCTCCACCCTGATCGGGCACCAGAGGACCCACCGTGGCGATAAGCCCTACAAATGCCCCCAGTGCAGGAAGAGCTTCCGGCACAAGTCAACCCTGGTGAAGCACCAGCGgacccacaccggggagcggccctacagctgccccaagtgtgggaagagcttcagctGGGGCTCGGCTTTCATCAAGCACCAGCGCAcacacaccggggagcggccctaccaATGCACTCAGTGTGGGAAGGGCTTTGGGGACAGCTCGGCCCTGATCcagcaccagcgcacccacaccg AATTGCCGGTGAATCAAAAGATtcgttattcacccagctctagctggAATGTCCCCCACCATTCTCAGCACCACCCAGGCCAGATCCTCTGGGCATGGACGGGATctgtgctctgctccagcttttaa
- the ZNF768 gene encoding zinc finger protein 768 isoform X1 yields MEPGEEPRVPDLPGAQERETPRGAPPAGVRKEEENPQWEPHRPSQSPEQGEANRVGWQGEELQGVENGFGLLSSMSVPQRLTICGQCGKSFSQYSDLIKHQRIHTGERPYSCSQCGKSFSQSSHLTKHQRIHTGERPYKCPDCGKGFNDSSYLLQHRRTHTGERPYECPDCGKSFGDKSGLTRHQKVHHGERPYKCPDCGKSFSDSSYLIQHQRIHTGERPYKCTECGKSFSRNSHLVQHQRVHTGERPYKCADCGMSFSHSSTLIGHQRTHRGDKPYKCPQCRKSFRHKSTLVKHQRTHTGERPYSCPKCGKSFSWGSAFIKHQRTHTGERPYQCTQCGKGFGDSSALIQHQRTHTGKLRSWLGLPVITICRSDPDVNPSRTPSRLAQYHLHELPVNQKIRYSPSSSWNVPHHSQHHPGQILWAWTGSVLCSSF; encoded by the exons ATGGAGCCAGGGGAAGAGCCGAGGGTCCCGGATCTCCCGGGCGCCCAGGAACGGGAGACACCCAGAGGCGCCCCCCCAG caggtgtcaggaaggaggaggagaatccCCAGTGGGAGCCACACAGGCCTTCGCAGAGCCCCGAGCAGGGAGAGGCCAACAgggtgggatggcagggggaagaACTCCAAGGGGTGGAAAATGGATTTGGGCTTCTCAGTAGCATGTCTGTACCCCAGAGACTGACCATCTGTGGGCAATGTGGGAAGAGCTTTAGCCAGTATTCGGACCTTATTAAGCACCAGCGGATCCACACGGGGGAGAGACCTTACAGCTGCTcccagtgcgggaagagcttcagccagagctcccacCTCACCAAGCATCAGCGGATCCACACGGGTGAGAGGCCCTACAAATGCCCTGACTGCGGGAAGGGCTTCAACGACAGCTCCTACCTCCTGCAGCACCGCCGCACTCACACGGGCGAGCGGCCTTACGAATGCccggactgtgggaaaagcttcggAGACAAGTCAGGCCTTACCCGGCACCAGAAGGTGCATCACGGCGAGAGACCCTACAAATGCCCTgactgcgggaagagcttcagcgACAGCTCCTACCTCATCcagcaccagcgcatccacacggGCGAGCGGCCCTACAAATGCaccgagtgcgggaagagcttcagccgGAACTCGCACCTGGTCCAGCACCAGCGGGTCCACACAGGGGAACGCCCCTACAAATGCGCTGATTGCGGGATGAGCTTCAGCCACAGCTCCACCCTGATCGGGCACCAGAGGACCCACCGTGGCGATAAGCCCTACAAATGCCCCCAGTGCAGGAAGAGCTTCCGGCACAAGTCAACCCTGGTGAAGCACCAGCGgacccacaccggggagcggccctacagctgccccaagtgtgggaagagcttcagctGGGGCTCGGCTTTCATCAAGCACCAGCGCAcacacaccggggagcggccctaccaATGCACTCAGTGTGGGAAGGGCTTTGGGGACAGCTCGGCCCTGATCcagcaccagcgcacccacaccg GGAAGCTCAGAAGCTGGCTTGGGCTCCCAGTTATCACGATTTGCCGCTCTGATCCTGACGTAAACCCCAGCAGAACGCCGTCTCGTCTTGCTCAGTATCATCTTCATG AATTGCCGGTGAATCAAAAGATtcgttattcacccagctctagctggAATGTCCCCCACCATTCTCAGCACCACCCAGGCCAGATCCTCTGGGCATGGACGGGATctgtgctctgctccagcttttaa
- the ZNF768 gene encoding zinc finger protein 768 isoform X2 — MEPGEEPRVPDLPGAQERETPRGAPPGVRKEEENPQWEPHRPSQSPEQGEANRVGWQGEELQGVENGFGLLSSMSVPQRLTICGQCGKSFSQYSDLIKHQRIHTGERPYSCSQCGKSFSQSSHLTKHQRIHTGERPYKCPDCGKGFNDSSYLLQHRRTHTGERPYECPDCGKSFGDKSGLTRHQKVHHGERPYKCPDCGKSFSDSSYLIQHQRIHTGERPYKCTECGKSFSRNSHLVQHQRVHTGERPYKCADCGMSFSHSSTLIGHQRTHRGDKPYKCPQCRKSFRHKSTLVKHQRTHTGERPYSCPKCGKSFSWGSAFIKHQRTHTGERPYQCTQCGKGFGDSSALIQHQRTHTGKLRSWLGLPVITICRSDPDVNPSRTPSRLAQYHLHELPVNQKIRYSPSSSWNVPHHSQHHPGQILWAWTGSVLCSSF, encoded by the exons ATGGAGCCAGGGGAAGAGCCGAGGGTCCCGGATCTCCCGGGCGCCCAGGAACGGGAGACACCCAGAGGCGCCCCCCCAG gtgtcaggaaggaggaggagaatccCCAGTGGGAGCCACACAGGCCTTCGCAGAGCCCCGAGCAGGGAGAGGCCAACAgggtgggatggcagggggaagaACTCCAAGGGGTGGAAAATGGATTTGGGCTTCTCAGTAGCATGTCTGTACCCCAGAGACTGACCATCTGTGGGCAATGTGGGAAGAGCTTTAGCCAGTATTCGGACCTTATTAAGCACCAGCGGATCCACACGGGGGAGAGACCTTACAGCTGCTcccagtgcgggaagagcttcagccagagctcccacCTCACCAAGCATCAGCGGATCCACACGGGTGAGAGGCCCTACAAATGCCCTGACTGCGGGAAGGGCTTCAACGACAGCTCCTACCTCCTGCAGCACCGCCGCACTCACACGGGCGAGCGGCCTTACGAATGCccggactgtgggaaaagcttcggAGACAAGTCAGGCCTTACCCGGCACCAGAAGGTGCATCACGGCGAGAGACCCTACAAATGCCCTgactgcgggaagagcttcagcgACAGCTCCTACCTCATCcagcaccagcgcatccacacggGCGAGCGGCCCTACAAATGCaccgagtgcgggaagagcttcagccgGAACTCGCACCTGGTCCAGCACCAGCGGGTCCACACAGGGGAACGCCCCTACAAATGCGCTGATTGCGGGATGAGCTTCAGCCACAGCTCCACCCTGATCGGGCACCAGAGGACCCACCGTGGCGATAAGCCCTACAAATGCCCCCAGTGCAGGAAGAGCTTCCGGCACAAGTCAACCCTGGTGAAGCACCAGCGgacccacaccggggagcggccctacagctgccccaagtgtgggaagagcttcagctGGGGCTCGGCTTTCATCAAGCACCAGCGCAcacacaccggggagcggccctaccaATGCACTCAGTGTGGGAAGGGCTTTGGGGACAGCTCGGCCCTGATCcagcaccagcgcacccacaccg GGAAGCTCAGAAGCTGGCTTGGGCTCCCAGTTATCACGATTTGCCGCTCTGATCCTGACGTAAACCCCAGCAGAACGCCGTCTCGTCTTGCTCAGTATCATCTTCATG AATTGCCGGTGAATCAAAAGATtcgttattcacccagctctagctggAATGTCCCCCACCATTCTCAGCACCACCCAGGCCAGATCCTCTGGGCATGGACGGGATctgtgctctgctccagcttttaa
- the ZNF768 gene encoding zinc finger protein 768 isoform X4 has protein sequence MEPGEEPRVPDLPGAQERETPRGAPPGVRKEEENPQWEPHRPSQSPEQGEANRVGWQGEELQGVENGFGLLSSMSVPQRLTICGQCGKSFSQYSDLIKHQRIHTGERPYSCSQCGKSFSQSSHLTKHQRIHTGERPYKCPDCGKGFNDSSYLLQHRRTHTGERPYECPDCGKSFGDKSGLTRHQKVHHGERPYKCPDCGKSFSDSSYLIQHQRIHTGERPYKCTECGKSFSRNSHLVQHQRVHTGERPYKCADCGMSFSHSSTLIGHQRTHRGDKPYKCPQCRKSFRHKSTLVKHQRTHTGERPYSCPKCGKSFSWGSAFIKHQRTHTGERPYQCTQCGKGFGDSSALIQHQRTHTELPVNQKIRYSPSSSWNVPHHSQHHPGQILWAWTGSVLCSSF, from the exons ATGGAGCCAGGGGAAGAGCCGAGGGTCCCGGATCTCCCGGGCGCCCAGGAACGGGAGACACCCAGAGGCGCCCCCCCAG gtgtcaggaaggaggaggagaatccCCAGTGGGAGCCACACAGGCCTTCGCAGAGCCCCGAGCAGGGAGAGGCCAACAgggtgggatggcagggggaagaACTCCAAGGGGTGGAAAATGGATTTGGGCTTCTCAGTAGCATGTCTGTACCCCAGAGACTGACCATCTGTGGGCAATGTGGGAAGAGCTTTAGCCAGTATTCGGACCTTATTAAGCACCAGCGGATCCACACGGGGGAGAGACCTTACAGCTGCTcccagtgcgggaagagcttcagccagagctcccacCTCACCAAGCATCAGCGGATCCACACGGGTGAGAGGCCCTACAAATGCCCTGACTGCGGGAAGGGCTTCAACGACAGCTCCTACCTCCTGCAGCACCGCCGCACTCACACGGGCGAGCGGCCTTACGAATGCccggactgtgggaaaagcttcggAGACAAGTCAGGCCTTACCCGGCACCAGAAGGTGCATCACGGCGAGAGACCCTACAAATGCCCTgactgcgggaagagcttcagcgACAGCTCCTACCTCATCcagcaccagcgcatccacacggGCGAGCGGCCCTACAAATGCaccgagtgcgggaagagcttcagccgGAACTCGCACCTGGTCCAGCACCAGCGGGTCCACACAGGGGAACGCCCCTACAAATGCGCTGATTGCGGGATGAGCTTCAGCCACAGCTCCACCCTGATCGGGCACCAGAGGACCCACCGTGGCGATAAGCCCTACAAATGCCCCCAGTGCAGGAAGAGCTTCCGGCACAAGTCAACCCTGGTGAAGCACCAGCGgacccacaccggggagcggccctacagctgccccaagtgtgggaagagcttcagctGGGGCTCGGCTTTCATCAAGCACCAGCGCAcacacaccggggagcggccctaccaATGCACTCAGTGTGGGAAGGGCTTTGGGGACAGCTCGGCCCTGATCcagcaccagcgcacccacaccg AATTGCCGGTGAATCAAAAGATtcgttattcacccagctctagctggAATGTCCCCCACCATTCTCAGCACCACCCAGGCCAGATCCTCTGGGCATGGACGGGATctgtgctctgctccagcttttaa
- the ZNF768 gene encoding zinc finger protein 768 isoform X5: MEPGEEPRVPDLPGAQERETPRGAPPAGVRKEEENPQWEPHRPSQSPEQGEANRVGWQGEELQGVENGFGLLSSMSVPQRLTICGQCGKSFSQYSDLIKHQRIHTGERPYSCSQCGKSFSQSSHLTKHQRIHTGERPYKCPDCGKGFNDSSYLLQHRRTHTGERPYECPDCGKSFGDKSGLTRHQKVHHGERPYKCPDCGKSFSDSSYLIQHQRIHTGERPYKCTECGKSFSRNSHLVQHQRVHTGERPYKCADCGMSFSHSSTLIGHQRTHRGDKPYKCPQCRKSFRHKSTLVKHQRTHTGERPYSCPKCGKSFSWGSAFIKHQRTHTGERPYQCTQCGKGFGDSSALIQHQRTHTGKLRSWLGLPVITICRSDPDVNPSRTPSRLAQYHLHD, from the exons ATGGAGCCAGGGGAAGAGCCGAGGGTCCCGGATCTCCCGGGCGCCCAGGAACGGGAGACACCCAGAGGCGCCCCCCCAG caggtgtcaggaaggaggaggagaatccCCAGTGGGAGCCACACAGGCCTTCGCAGAGCCCCGAGCAGGGAGAGGCCAACAgggtgggatggcagggggaagaACTCCAAGGGGTGGAAAATGGATTTGGGCTTCTCAGTAGCATGTCTGTACCCCAGAGACTGACCATCTGTGGGCAATGTGGGAAGAGCTTTAGCCAGTATTCGGACCTTATTAAGCACCAGCGGATCCACACGGGGGAGAGACCTTACAGCTGCTcccagtgcgggaagagcttcagccagagctcccacCTCACCAAGCATCAGCGGATCCACACGGGTGAGAGGCCCTACAAATGCCCTGACTGCGGGAAGGGCTTCAACGACAGCTCCTACCTCCTGCAGCACCGCCGCACTCACACGGGCGAGCGGCCTTACGAATGCccggactgtgggaaaagcttcggAGACAAGTCAGGCCTTACCCGGCACCAGAAGGTGCATCACGGCGAGAGACCCTACAAATGCCCTgactgcgggaagagcttcagcgACAGCTCCTACCTCATCcagcaccagcgcatccacacggGCGAGCGGCCCTACAAATGCaccgagtgcgggaagagcttcagccgGAACTCGCACCTGGTCCAGCACCAGCGGGTCCACACAGGGGAACGCCCCTACAAATGCGCTGATTGCGGGATGAGCTTCAGCCACAGCTCCACCCTGATCGGGCACCAGAGGACCCACCGTGGCGATAAGCCCTACAAATGCCCCCAGTGCAGGAAGAGCTTCCGGCACAAGTCAACCCTGGTGAAGCACCAGCGgacccacaccggggagcggccctacagctgccccaagtgtgggaagagcttcagctGGGGCTCGGCTTTCATCAAGCACCAGCGCAcacacaccggggagcggccctaccaATGCACTCAGTGTGGGAAGGGCTTTGGGGACAGCTCGGCCCTGATCcagcaccagcgcacccacaccg GGAAGCTCAGAAGCTGGCTTGGGCTCCCAGTTATCACGATTTGCCGCTCTGATCCTGACGTAAACCCCAGCAGAACGCCGTCTCGTCTTGCTCAGTATCATCTTCATG attaa